In Salvelinus namaycush isolate Seneca chromosome 37, SaNama_1.0, whole genome shotgun sequence, the following are encoded in one genomic region:
- the nradd gene encoding tumor necrosis factor receptor superfamily member 16 translates to MDALWVCTLFLLVKVALGDACVSGQFSQSGECCSPCPPGHGVEVECGMEDTKCQPCPEGTFSPSDGLSPCLPCARCPAGIPELTSCSATQDTHCDCDQHFYLWRDGKSVAGLCAACTVCGRGEGVVRLCGAQGNTQCQPCRPGTFSEEKSDIKPCQACSQCSDTEVEIRACQLNSDTLCMDKKLHILSRPPESDGPLAAPRLPGLGLVNDGEEASPAPGGGAAPSAPGFTPQDDGSSNHILVYVSVLAAVVLGLLLYVAYKCWTSYKQKQALSKARAAELGTCPEGEKLHSDSGVFLDSHSLQDSQPSKGSKRDSKQDSRLYINLPPHRQEEVERLLQEGSGGRRGSWRTLGAALGYEPEQMDLFGHGEAPVHTLLSNWAQQEGSTLGLLCSALARIERPDVAAALTCPAQGVSVV, encoded by the exons GTTGCCCTGGGAGATGCCTGCGTCAGTGGGCAGTTCAGCCAGTCAGGGGAGTGCTGTAGCCCGTGTCCTCCAGGCCATGGGGTGGAGGTAGAGTGTGGGATGGAGGACACCAAGTGCCAGCCTTGCCCTGAGG GAACATTCTCCCCATCAGACGGTCTCTCCCCGTGCCTCCCCTGTGCCCGCTGCCCGGCTGGCATCCCAGAGCTGACCTCCTGCAGCGCCACCCAGGATACCCACTGTGACTGTGACCAGCACTTCTACCTGTGGCGGGATGGGAAGAGTGTGGCAGGGCTGTGTGCCGCCTGCACCGTGTGTGGACGTGGCGAGGGGGTGGTGAGGCTGTGTGGAGCCCAGGGGAACACCCAGTGCCAACCATGTCGCCCAGGAACCTTCTCAGAGGAGAAGAGTGATATCAAGCCCTGCCAGGCCTGCTCTCAGTGCTCTGACACTGAGGTGGAGATCAGAGCCTGCCAGCTCAACTCTGACACCCTCTGCATGG ATAAGAAGCTCCACATCCTGTCTCGTCCCCCTGAGTCTGACGGCCCTCTGGCCGCTCCTCGCCTGCCTGGGTTAGGGTTGGTGAATGATGGAGAGGAGGCCAGCCCTGCCCCTGGAGGAGGAGCGGCCCCCAGTGCCCCCGGGTTCACCCCTCAGGATGATGGGAGCAGCAACCACATCCTGGTCTACGTATCTGTTTTGGCTGCTGTGGTGCTGGGCCTGCTGCTCTACGTCGCCTACAAGTG CTGGACGTCGTATAAGCAGAAGCAGGCGTTGAGTAAAGCCCGCGCTGCAGAGCTGGGGACGTGTCCTGAAGGAGAGAAACTCCACAGTGACAGCGGCGTGTTCCTGGACTCACACAGCCTGCAGGATAGCCAACCAAGTAAAG GTAGTAAGAGGGACAGTAAGCAGGACAGCCGTCTGTACATCAACCTGCCCccccacagacaggaggaggtggAGCGTCTGCTCCAGGAGGGGAGCGGGGGCCGCAGAGGCTCCTGGAGGACCCTGGGGGCCGCGCTGGGCTACGAGCCCGAGCAGATGGACCTGTTTGGGCACGGCGAGGCCCCTGTACACACCCTCCTTTCCAACTGGGCCCAGCAGGAGGGCTCCACTCTGGGACTTCTGTGCTCGGCGCTGGCCCGCATCGAGAGGCCCGACGTGGCCGCCGCTCTCACCTGCCCTGCCCAGGGGGTGTCTGTGGTCTGA